In Bacillus sp. S3, the sequence CCCCAAAAAAGGCGATATCCTCTGGGATTTGAAGATCATTTTCAATAACCGCTCTCATGGCGGGAATAGCCATCATATCACTTGCACAAACCATTGCTGTGGGTAGCCCATCTGGATTCTCTTTTATTAGCCGATTCATTTCTTCATAACTATTATCCATTTGCCATACCGTATTGATCACCCATTGCGGCTGAATCGTTAACCCTGCTTCATTCATCGCAGTGCGGTACCCTTTATACCGGTGTTCGGCCTGCAAATTTCCAAAACCTTCATCTACACCGCCACCAATAAAGCCAATGTGTTGATGCCCTTGGTTGTATAAGTACTGTACCACCTTCTGAATTGCAGTTGACCTGTCATAATCCACAATCGCAATATTCTTATCAGTATAAAAAAAGTCCAACCCTACAACAGGAAGGTATTGTTGAATATAGTCGATCAGGCTGTCTTCAATCTGATCAATAAGGAGCAATCCCTCAATTCCTGATTCATGTATGGTCTTTTGTAGCAGTACTTCATTTTCTAACTCATCCTTGGTAATACTTATCAAGGTGTACTCGTGAGCTGCCAGGGTGTCGCGAATGCCTGTATAAATATCAACAAAATACGGGTTTACCTCTGCCTTCATGGGCGTGGCAACCCAGCCAATTTCCATCGTTCTAGTCTTACTTGGATTTTTCTTATTTGTCACTAAATTTCGGGCATGCTGATTAGGGATATAACCTAACTCCTTGACAGCCTCCCAAATTTTATTTCTTGTTTCCTGATTCACATTTCGTGTTTGGTCATTTTGAATGACGCGCGAAACAGTAGAGATGGAAACGCCTACATATTCTGCAATATCCTTTAGTCTTGCCACTGCTAATACACCTCAGAATTCTAACTTAGGGCAAATTTTACCTTTTATGAATTAATCCAACTATATCACTATTAATAATTTTCCGTCAATAACTCTTTCGATGATTAATTGAAAGATTCAGGTAACTACTATATCTTCTAAACTTTATCCTCATTTATCTGGGTTATGGCAGTAATTTGCAATTTCACTGCGTAGTCCAGCCCCGAATTTTCCGATTCGAACCTTATCCGTCTCCATACTCCTCCTCAAATCTGTATCCTTACGAAACAGTGTTGAATCACCCCCTTGATCTACCCTCGATA encodes:
- a CDS encoding LacI family DNA-binding transcriptional regulator; its protein translation is MARLKDIAEYVGVSISTVSRVIQNDQTRNVNQETRNKIWEAVKELGYIPNQHARNLVTNKKNPSKTRTMEIGWVATPMKAEVNPYFVDIYTGIRDTLAAHEYTLISITKDELENEVLLQKTIHESGIEGLLLIDQIEDSLIDYIQQYLPVVGLDFFYTDKNIAIVDYDRSTAIQKVVQYLYNQGHQHIGFIGGGVDEGFGNLQAEHRYKGYRTAMNEAGLTIQPQWVINTVWQMDNSYEEMNRLIKENPDGLPTAMVCASDMMAIPAMRAVIENDLQIPEDIAFFGVDNSEMGKYSSPPLSTVDIPKYEMGRMAAKAIMEMVEEKVKLPLKIILPYELVFRESSTIKRT